A genomic stretch from Aerococcaceae bacterium zg-1292 includes:
- the brnQ gene encoding branched-chain amino acid transport system II carrier protein, which produces MLTKRQFFAVALLAFGIFFGAGNLIFPPAIAQLAGSNVWPAWLGFLITTVLLPVLGIVTVIKTNGLLNLGKKVDTVFAYIITIGILIAIGPGLAIPRTGSTSFAMAIQPYLGNTNTMVPQILYTTLFFSFVAMVSWSPNKIVERIGKITTPGLLLAIAVMFIITIFGQPTELLKPTPQYQTAPLITGFLTGYNTLDTLAALNYGLLIATVLRSYQLSDEKIMATATKAGFTAGIILALVYFSLIIIGQAGANHVPLGSNGAAILLAASNKTMGVFGSLILGLIFLLACFNTCVGLVTSISQFFSQIIPGIRYHQFIIIFTIWSLVLANVGLDGILSYSVPILLLLYPIAITLVILSLTEHRLHHTQLTYKVVAYTVTFISVISALKSINLSIPFISQMVHALPFTAEGLNWVVPVIILLIIFGVYNGNQHRNIS; this is translated from the coding sequence ATGTTAACTAAACGTCAATTTTTTGCCGTTGCTTTATTAGCATTTGGCATCTTTTTCGGCGCAGGAAATTTAATTTTCCCACCGGCAATTGCTCAATTAGCAGGTTCAAATGTTTGGCCTGCTTGGTTAGGTTTTCTAATTACAACCGTGCTTTTACCAGTATTAGGTATTGTAACCGTCATTAAAACAAATGGCCTATTAAATCTAGGAAAAAAAGTTGATACCGTGTTTGCCTACATCATTACCATTGGTATTCTCATTGCGATTGGTCCTGGTCTTGCGATTCCACGTACTGGTAGCACATCATTTGCAATGGCAATCCAGCCATATCTAGGCAACACTAACACAATGGTGCCGCAAATTTTATATACTACCCTATTTTTCAGCTTCGTAGCAATGGTCAGTTGGAGCCCCAATAAAATTGTCGAACGCATTGGTAAAATCACGACGCCTGGTCTCTTATTAGCTATTGCTGTGATGTTTATCATTACAATTTTCGGGCAGCCAACCGAACTCTTAAAGCCAACACCACAATATCAAACAGCTCCACTGATTACTGGATTTTTGACGGGTTATAACACACTGGACACACTTGCGGCACTAAACTACGGTTTACTTATCGCAACTGTATTACGTTCGTATCAATTATCTGACGAAAAAATTATGGCTACCGCTACAAAGGCAGGGTTTACAGCGGGAATTATTTTGGCACTCGTCTATTTTTCATTGATTATTATCGGTCAAGCAGGTGCAAATCACGTGCCGCTCGGGTCAAATGGTGCCGCCATCCTATTAGCCGCTAGCAATAAAACGATGGGCGTCTTCGGCTCGCTCATTTTAGGATTGATATTTTTACTAGCTTGTTTCAATACGTGTGTTGGCCTGGTGACATCAATTTCTCAATTTTTTAGCCAAATCATCCCAGGAATTCGCTATCATCAGTTTATTATCATTTTTACCATTTGGAGTCTTGTACTAGCAAATGTCGGACTGGACGGTATTTTATCTTATTCCGTTCCCATTTTACTGCTACTTTATCCAATTGCAATTACATTAGTTATTTTATCTTTGACAGAACATCGCCTGCATCATACGCAACTAACCTATAAAGTTGTCGCCTACACAGTTACATTTATTAGTGTTATCAGTGCACTAAAATCAATCAATCTGTCCATTCCTTTCATTTCTCAGATGGTGCACGCCTTACCATTTACCGCGGAAGGTCTGAATTGGGTCGTACCAGTAATTATTTTGTTGATAATTTTTGGTGTCTATAATGGCAATCAGCATCGTAATATTTCTTAA
- the pta gene encoding phosphate acetyltransferase, which produces MFVELSEKISGKGIRIAFPEANDRRVLGAAVRLKSDKLVEPILIGNPTEIEALAAEHHWNIEDLVIIDPTNYEDYDKMVAEFVAVRKGKATEEQARVQLLDKAYFGTMLVYMGLADGLVCGAVYSTGDTVRPALQIIKTKPGVSRTSGAFVLIPPQMDGQKLVFADCAININPDAQALAEIAVESARTAELFGIEPRVAMLSFSSKGSASSPEVDKVAEATKIAQELAPQYQIDGELQFDAAYSSVVAAQKVPDSKVAGAATVYVFPEIQSGNIGYKIAQRLGSYQAVGPILQGLNKPVSDLSRGCVEEDVYKVSIITANQAVM; this is translated from the coding sequence ATGTTCGTAGAGTTAAGTGAGAAAATTTCAGGTAAAGGGATTCGTATCGCATTTCCTGAAGCAAACGATCGTCGTGTACTAGGGGCGGCTGTTCGCTTAAAATCAGATAAATTAGTAGAACCAATCTTAATTGGTAATCCTACTGAGATTGAAGCGTTAGCAGCTGAACATCACTGGAATATTGAAGACTTAGTAATTATTGACCCGACAAATTATGAAGACTATGATAAAATGGTCGCAGAATTTGTTGCGGTTCGTAAAGGTAAAGCTACCGAAGAACAAGCGCGTGTACAATTACTTGATAAAGCGTACTTTGGTACAATGTTAGTATACATGGGCTTAGCAGATGGTTTAGTATGTGGTGCGGTGTATTCAACAGGAGATACTGTTCGTCCGGCATTGCAAATTATTAAAACAAAACCAGGTGTAAGCCGTACAAGTGGTGCGTTTGTTCTAATTCCACCTCAAATGGATGGCCAAAAATTAGTATTTGCAGACTGCGCAATTAATATTAATCCTGATGCACAAGCATTAGCTGAAATCGCGGTAGAATCTGCACGTACAGCTGAATTATTTGGTATTGAACCACGTGTTGCGATGTTGAGTTTCTCATCTAAAGGTTCTGCTTCTTCACCAGAAGTTGATAAAGTAGCAGAAGCGACAAAAATTGCTCAAGAATTAGCACCACAATACCAAATTGATGGTGAATTACAATTTGATGCGGCATATTCATCTGTTGTAGCTGCACAAAAAGTACCAGATTCAAAAGTAGCAGGCGCTGCAACGGTTTACGTATTCCCAGAAATTCAATCTGGCAATATTGGTTATAAAATTGCACAACGTTTAGGTAGCTACCAAGCGGTAGGTCCAATCTTACAAGGTTTAAACAAACCAGTATCTGATTTATCACGTGGTTGCGTGGAAGAAGATGTTTACAAAGTATCTATCATTACAGCAAACCAAGCAGTAATGTAA
- a CDS encoding S-ribosylhomocysteine lyase, with the protein MEKIPSFTVNHLTLEPGIYLSREDNVGDATLKSYDLRFTAPNVEPVMNTAEIHTIEHLAATFLRNDSTYKQEVIYFGPMGCRTGFYLILTDKVQPAAVLDLLTRTFEFIQDYEGEIPGASARDCGNYLDQNLPMARYYAKRYVAVLKQWEDLTFSYNTEV; encoded by the coding sequence ATGGAAAAAATTCCTAGTTTTACAGTCAATCATTTAACGCTAGAGCCCGGCATTTATTTATCACGTGAAGATAATGTCGGCGATGCAACGTTAAAATCTTATGATTTACGTTTTACAGCGCCAAATGTCGAGCCGGTGATGAATACAGCGGAAATTCATACAATTGAACATTTAGCTGCAACCTTTTTGCGCAATGATTCAACCTATAAGCAAGAAGTTATTTATTTTGGTCCAATGGGGTGTCGTACGGGATTTTATTTAATTTTAACGGATAAAGTACAACCAGCAGCAGTGCTTGATTTGTTGACACGCACCTTCGAATTTATTCAAGATTATGAGGGTGAAATTCCCGGTGCGTCAGCCCGTGATTGTGGCAATTATTTAGATCAAAACTTACCGATGGCGCGCTATTATGCTAAACGCTATGTAGCTGTATTAAAACAATGGGAAGATTTAACCTTTAGTTATAACACAGAAGTTTAG
- the dusB gene encoding tRNA dihydrouridine synthase DusB, with protein MFKIGDIQIDNPIVVAPMAGVSNAAFRTIVKQFGAGLVVCEMISDKGIQFRNKKTLSMLHIAENEYPLSIQIMGGNKETLVEAAKYVAENTDCAIIDINMGCPVNKVIKAEAGARWLLDPNKVYEMVASVVDAVKKPVTVKMRTGWDDDHLYAVENALAAERAGASMVAMHGRTRVQMYEGKANWDILAQVKKEIKTIPFVGNGDVRTPEQAKELLETTGVDGVMVGRAALGNPWIIKQMVHYVTTGELLPPMTAREKIDTAIDHLDRLVELKGDHPATREFRTQAHYYLKGIPRASKVKVAINETEESAVVKQMLLDFADIAQMHEVKQAERKLERLNNV; from the coding sequence ATGTTTAAAATAGGTGATATTCAAATTGATAATCCAATTGTCGTTGCACCAATGGCTGGAGTATCGAACGCAGCTTTTCGTACCATTGTCAAACAATTTGGTGCAGGTCTTGTTGTTTGTGAGATGATTAGTGATAAAGGGATTCAATTTCGTAATAAGAAGACATTGAGTATGTTGCATATCGCAGAGAATGAGTATCCATTGAGCATTCAAATCATGGGTGGAAATAAAGAGACGCTCGTTGAAGCCGCTAAATACGTAGCTGAAAATACAGATTGTGCAATTATTGATATTAACATGGGATGCCCGGTCAATAAAGTTATTAAGGCAGAAGCGGGTGCTCGTTGGTTATTGGACCCGAATAAAGTGTACGAGATGGTGGCCTCTGTCGTTGATGCTGTCAAAAAGCCGGTGACCGTGAAAATGCGTACGGGCTGGGATGATGACCATTTATATGCAGTTGAAAATGCGTTGGCAGCAGAGCGTGCCGGTGCCTCAATGGTTGCGATGCATGGGCGAACGCGGGTGCAGATGTATGAAGGTAAAGCGAATTGGGATATTTTAGCACAAGTCAAAAAAGAAATTAAAACCATTCCATTTGTCGGTAATGGTGATGTGCGTACACCGGAACAGGCCAAAGAATTATTGGAAACAACGGGTGTGGATGGAGTGATGGTCGGGCGTGCTGCTTTAGGTAATCCATGGATTATTAAACAAATGGTTCACTATGTCACAACAGGTGAATTGCTACCCCCGATGACTGCGCGTGAAAAAATTGATACTGCGATTGACCACTTGGACCGATTGGTTGAATTAAAAGGCGACCATCCAGCCACTCGTGAATTTCGTACGCAAGCACATTATTATTTAAAAGGCATTCCACGCGCATCCAAAGTGAAAGTGGCGATTAATGAAACGGAAGAGTCAGCAGTGGTCAAACAAATGCTGTTAGACTTTGCAGATATCGCACAAATGCATGAAGTAAAGCAAGCTGAACGCAAATTAGAACGACTCAATAATGTATAA
- the hslO gene encoding Hsp33 family molecular chaperone HslO codes for MTDKILKALAFDGQVRVFVLDLTQSVDEAHRRHDTWHTATAALGRTLVATSLLASNLKGEDRLSVEILGEGPVGRIIADGDSMGNVRGYIQNPHVALELNSKGKLDVAGAVGLPGTLTVRKYITGTDEPFSGQVPMISGELAEDFTYYMAISEQTPSSIGLSVLVNPDESVAAAGGFMIQVMPGATEETIDTLEQRINAIGRFSDLLDQKKPLEELLEILVGEDNSQILDKHEVAFYCPCSKERFANSLKMIGNSELQTIIDEDGQAETVCHYCNEHYHFSKEELQALLTVGESNV; via the coding sequence ATGACAGATAAAATTTTAAAAGCATTAGCATTCGATGGACAAGTACGTGTATTTGTCTTGGATTTAACACAATCGGTTGATGAGGCGCACCGTCGTCATGATACATGGCATACAGCAACTGCAGCTCTTGGACGTACCTTAGTAGCGACGAGTTTATTAGCGTCAAACTTGAAAGGTGAGGACCGACTTAGTGTTGAAATTTTAGGTGAAGGCCCAGTTGGACGGATTATTGCTGATGGAGATTCGATGGGCAATGTACGTGGTTATATTCAAAATCCACATGTGGCACTTGAATTGAATAGTAAAGGCAAATTAGATGTTGCTGGTGCGGTTGGTTTACCGGGGACCTTAACCGTACGTAAATACATTACTGGAACCGATGAACCTTTCTCAGGACAAGTGCCAATGATTAGCGGTGAGTTAGCAGAAGATTTTACATATTATATGGCTATTTCGGAGCAAACACCATCGTCTATCGGACTCAGTGTGTTGGTTAATCCAGATGAATCAGTAGCGGCAGCGGGTGGTTTTATGATTCAAGTGATGCCAGGTGCGACAGAAGAGACAATTGATACCTTAGAGCAACGCATCAATGCGATAGGACGATTTTCAGACCTATTAGATCAAAAGAAACCATTGGAAGAATTACTGGAAATTCTTGTTGGTGAAGATAATTCACAAATTTTAGATAAGCATGAGGTAGCTTTTTATTGTCCATGCAGTAAAGAGCGCTTTGCGAATAGCCTTAAAATGATTGGTAATTCTGAGTTGCAGACAATCATCGATGAAGATGGACAAGCAGAAACAGTGTGTCATTATTGTAATGAGCATTACCATTTTTCAAAAGAAGAATTGCAAGCACTTTTAACGGTAGGAGAATCTAATGTTTAA
- a CDS encoding IS1634 family transposase, protein MQNTVYNKEDDKLKQVNLGLVVGETSRIPVMYRLLPGNIVDSKTIETLLSLLDEFPQKMKKLVLDRGFYKERNIQMLCEEGVEFVAGGKRGVKYIDEVIERLLPEIKEIEHYSTKEKLYIGSEKISHFRASETSHYPVTVHVYHDEFQQYQQKTKLMEDLDELLTLLNEDEKSRKEIESNNRGLMTYVTLNPEDNRYSLNTEVIKKRIATMGTFVLLSNSNQSSQECLRIYRDKDIVEKKFQTLKNDLEMRRLRTHGQETTEGKMFVQYLTVVVESYLREQMRGTKLDEKYTLKDLLEEIKSVYTYIDGGGNYTLAEVTNKQAKIFERLGILHPSFSIR, encoded by the coding sequence ATGCAAAATACGGTTTATAACAAAGAAGATGATAAATTAAAGCAAGTGAATTTAGGACTAGTTGTAGGGGAAACAAGCCGGATACCAGTAATGTATCGCCTGCTTCCAGGGAATATTGTCGACTCTAAAACCATTGAGACATTATTAAGTTTATTGGATGAGTTTCCACAGAAAATGAAAAAATTGGTATTAGACAGAGGGTTTTATAAAGAACGAAATATCCAAATGTTGTGTGAAGAAGGTGTTGAATTTGTAGCAGGTGGAAAGCGTGGAGTGAAATATATTGATGAAGTGATTGAACGATTACTGCCAGAAATAAAAGAAATTGAACATTATTCAACGAAAGAAAAACTCTATATTGGTTCAGAGAAAATTAGTCATTTTAGAGCTTCCGAAACGAGTCATTATCCAGTAACTGTGCATGTTTATCATGATGAATTTCAACAATACCAGCAAAAAACAAAATTGATGGAGGACTTAGATGAATTATTAACTTTATTGAATGAAGATGAAAAAAGTAGAAAAGAAATCGAAAGTAATAATCGAGGATTGATGACGTATGTGACTTTAAATCCAGAGGATAACCGGTATTCTTTAAATACAGAAGTAATCAAAAAACGCATTGCGACAATGGGCACATTTGTACTATTATCCAACAGTAATCAAAGTTCACAAGAATGTTTACGGATATATCGAGACAAGGATATAGTTGAGAAGAAGTTTCAAACATTAAAGAATGATTTAGAGATGAGACGGTTGAGAACTCATGGGCAAGAGACGACAGAGGGGAAAATGTTTGTACAGTATTTAACGGTAGTCGTAGAGTCTTACCTGAGAGAGCAGATGCGGGGAACAAAATTAGATGAAAAATACACTCTTAAAGACTTACTGGAAGAAATTAAGAGCGTGTATACATATATCGATGGTGGTGGAAACTACACGCTGGCAGAGGTAACGAATAAACAAGCAAAGATTTTTGAACGCCTAGGTATTTTGCATCCTTCTTTCAGTATCCGTTAG
- the ftsH gene encoding ATP-dependent zinc metalloprotease FtsH: MQNPRKNKKNNRNLGPRSPFKGPLFYLILLLAMMGVFQLFAGNMMSNGSTSEISATEFMQKLAEDQIKSFEIQAGAGSYNIRGEFEPTAETKKTERDNFIQVLQKSNTTKRFTTRVLGNDTTLAQIMKLAQENKTDVKTIAESNLEMWLSFIPFLLLIPGFVLLFSMFQQGGGGGRGVMNFGKSKSREVSKEKVKVRFSDVAGAEEEKLELVEIVDFLKNPKKYTDLGARIPAGVLLEGPPGTGKTLLAKAVAGEAGVPFFSISGSEFVEMFVGVGASRVRDLFENAKKNAPAIVFIDEIDAVGRQRGAGMGGGHDEREQTLNQLLVEMDGFEGSEAVIVIAATNRSDVLDPALLRPGRFDRQILVGNPDVKGREAILRVHARNKKFAPDVDLKELAQQTPGYSGAELENVLNEAALVAARFNRNSITRLDLDEAQDRVVAGPAKVDKVMSNKQRRTIAFHEAGHTVVGMVLSDARTVHKVTIVPRGRAGGYAIMLPKEDRFIVTKKEMYEQVVGLLGGRVAEEIVFNSQSTGASNDFEQATNLVRAMVTEYGMSDKLGTVQFEGNQKVFVGRQYGQNAHYSEQVAYEIDLEIRRIMREAYEEAHRIINEHREQLNVIAEKLLEVETLDRHQIKALFETGEMPVEEETKESEPVVAASYDDIKRKAVEESHEAATEAEHDEPAQENPYDADDAL, translated from the coding sequence ATGCAAAATCCAAGAAAAAATAAAAAAAATAATCGAAATCTTGGTCCCCGTAGCCCGTTTAAAGGCCCATTATTTTACTTAATTTTATTATTAGCGATGATGGGTGTTTTTCAACTGTTTGCGGGCAATATGATGTCAAATGGTAGCACGAGCGAAATTTCAGCGACTGAGTTTATGCAAAAATTAGCAGAGGATCAAATTAAATCCTTTGAAATTCAAGCAGGTGCCGGGTCCTATAATATTCGCGGTGAATTTGAACCGACGGCAGAAACTAAAAAAACAGAACGAGATAACTTTATTCAGGTGTTGCAAAAATCAAATACTACAAAGCGTTTTACAACACGTGTGTTAGGTAATGATACGACTTTGGCGCAAATTATGAAATTAGCGCAAGAGAACAAAACAGATGTGAAAACCATTGCGGAATCCAATTTAGAGATGTGGTTATCATTCATCCCATTCTTATTATTGATTCCTGGTTTTGTACTACTCTTTTCAATGTTTCAACAAGGTGGCGGCGGTGGCCGTGGTGTCATGAACTTTGGTAAATCGAAATCGCGTGAAGTTTCGAAAGAAAAAGTTAAAGTTCGTTTCTCAGATGTTGCTGGTGCAGAAGAAGAAAAACTTGAATTAGTTGAAATCGTTGATTTCTTAAAAAATCCGAAAAAATATACGGATTTAGGTGCGCGTATTCCAGCAGGTGTCTTATTAGAAGGACCTCCAGGAACAGGTAAAACCTTATTAGCTAAAGCGGTAGCTGGTGAAGCCGGAGTGCCATTCTTTAGCATTTCAGGTTCGGAATTCGTGGAAATGTTCGTCGGTGTCGGTGCGAGTCGTGTGCGTGACTTGTTTGAAAATGCGAAAAAAAATGCACCGGCCATTGTCTTTATCGATGAGATTGATGCAGTTGGTCGCCAACGTGGTGCTGGTATGGGTGGTGGTCACGATGAACGTGAGCAAACCTTAAACCAATTATTAGTTGAGATGGATGGTTTTGAGGGTAGTGAAGCAGTTATCGTGATTGCTGCGACAAACCGTTCGGATGTCTTAGATCCGGCGTTATTACGTCCAGGACGTTTTGACCGTCAAATATTGGTTGGTAATCCGGATGTCAAAGGACGTGAAGCGATTTTACGTGTGCATGCGCGTAATAAAAAGTTTGCGCCAGATGTCGATTTAAAAGAATTAGCGCAACAAACACCGGGATATTCGGGTGCGGAATTAGAAAACGTATTGAACGAGGCAGCATTAGTGGCTGCACGTTTCAACCGTAACAGTATTACACGTTTGGACTTAGACGAAGCTCAAGACCGTGTCGTTGCCGGACCTGCTAAAGTTGATAAAGTGATGTCAAATAAACAACGCCGTACCATTGCGTTCCATGAAGCGGGGCATACGGTCGTTGGGATGGTGTTAAGCGATGCACGAACGGTTCATAAAGTGACAATTGTGCCGCGTGGGCGTGCTGGTGGTTATGCGATTATGTTACCAAAAGAAGATCGCTTTATCGTTACGAAGAAAGAAATGTACGAGCAAGTTGTCGGTTTATTAGGGGGACGTGTTGCAGAAGAAATCGTCTTTAATTCACAATCAACGGGTGCAAGTAATGACTTTGAACAAGCAACAAATTTAGTGCGTGCAATGGTAACAGAGTACGGTATGTCTGATAAATTAGGTACAGTTCAGTTTGAAGGTAACCAAAAAGTATTTGTCGGACGTCAATATGGACAAAATGCACATTATTCTGAACAAGTTGCTTACGAGATTGACTTAGAAATCCGTCGTATTATGCGTGAGGCGTATGAAGAAGCTCATCGTATTATTAACGAACACCGCGAGCAATTAAATGTCATTGCCGAAAAATTATTAGAAGTCGAAACATTGGATCGTCATCAAATTAAAGCTTTATTCGAAACCGGTGAAATGCCTGTTGAAGAAGAGACAAAAGAGAGTGAACCAGTAGTAGCGGCAAGTTACGATGATATCAAACGTAAAGCGGTGGAAGAAAGTCATGAAGCGGCGACTGAGGCTGAACATGACGAACCTGCCCAAGAAAATCCCTATGATGCAGATGATGCGTTGTAA
- the hpt gene encoding hypoxanthine phosphoribosyltransferase: MLEKDIERVVITREEIQEAAVRLGKQLTEDYRDKDVIVVGILRGAALFMMDVIREMDCYLEFDFMDVSSYHGGTTSTGEVKIIKDLDTAVEGRHILIIEDIIDTGRTLRYIMDLLKYRKAASVKVCTLTDKPDGRVEKDVYADYVGIEVPNEFLVGYGLDYEQKYRNLPYIGVLKPEVYKK, encoded by the coding sequence ATGTTAGAAAAAGATATTGAGCGTGTTGTCATTACACGTGAAGAAATTCAAGAAGCAGCGGTTAGATTAGGCAAGCAATTAACCGAAGATTATCGAGATAAAGATGTCATTGTTGTCGGTATTTTGCGTGGGGCAGCATTATTTATGATGGATGTCATTCGTGAGATGGATTGCTACTTAGAATTTGATTTTATGGATGTATCCAGCTATCACGGTGGCACAACCTCAACGGGTGAGGTTAAAATTATTAAAGACTTAGATACAGCTGTTGAAGGGCGTCATATTTTAATTATTGAAGATATTATTGATACTGGTCGTACTTTACGTTATATTATGGATTTATTAAAATACCGGAAGGCAGCCTCTGTAAAAGTGTGTACGTTAACGGATAAGCCAGATGGACGGGTTGAAAAAGATGTCTATGCGGATTATGTCGGTATCGAAGTGCCGAATGAATTTCTTGTTGGATATGGTTTGGATTATGAGCAAAAATATCGTAACTTACCTTACATTGGTGTTTTGAAACCGGAAGTATATAAAAAATAG
- the tilS gene encoding tRNA lysidine(34) synthetase TilS: MEKFIQRVNQQLEQWDEWLSAQTILLAVSGGVDSSVLLDVIVRINTQLDEPKRLIVGHFDHNLRQTSQADATFVQQLAQRYDLIYYTHRWSNPASKNVEANARDARYAFFAEIIEREAVDVLMTGHHLNDLAETVMMRMIRGTSLRGVRGIEPNYRRLLMTDEQRAVHVQMMRPFLKVSKETIQSYAQERGLQFVEDETNLEDKFLRNRVRQRLLPIFMEENPNFLENMLALQEQLQASYRVHYASYLQEEPMLLMYSQQYKWVLYVPAFSELGMDKRRVYLTLFFEERLVEDIPTYTREAIDRIDQLIVNDRLPNSTFQLSEGWVARREYDFIYIHPQETRDMEQPDLNIHINQLNHWHKLSEDELIGLFDERYFSTAELLEMPYMIRLYLQPHQLRGFYLRHRNEGDRLELNDGNGNLFHKKVSRFMIDQKIPMSEREQLWLLCDKNHEVISVIGHIASRHYRNRHPHAQSYVFLYRKLED; encoded by the coding sequence ATGGAGAAATTCATTCAACGAGTGAATCAGCAACTGGAACAATGGGACGAATGGCTATCAGCCCAAACAATTTTATTAGCTGTTTCAGGTGGTGTTGATTCCAGTGTACTGCTGGATGTGATAGTGCGTATTAATACGCAGCTCGACGAACCGAAGCGGTTAATCGTCGGACATTTTGACCATAATTTACGCCAGACGAGTCAAGCAGATGCTACATTTGTACAGCAGTTAGCACAACGATATGATTTGATTTATTATACACATCGTTGGAGCAATCCAGCGAGTAAAAATGTTGAAGCCAATGCACGCGATGCGCGTTACGCATTTTTTGCTGAAATTATTGAGCGAGAAGCAGTGGATGTGTTGATGACAGGACATCATTTGAATGATTTGGCTGAGACAGTGATGATGCGTATGATTCGCGGGACGTCACTACGAGGAGTAAGAGGTATTGAACCCAATTATCGCCGTTTATTAATGACAGATGAACAGCGTGCCGTTCATGTGCAAATGATGCGTCCGTTTTTAAAAGTGAGTAAAGAGACGATTCAGTCGTATGCACAAGAACGTGGTTTGCAATTCGTTGAAGATGAAACGAATCTTGAGGATAAGTTTTTACGCAATCGAGTGCGCCAACGTTTATTGCCAATTTTTATGGAAGAAAATCCTAATTTTTTAGAAAATATGTTGGCTTTACAAGAACAATTACAGGCGAGTTATCGTGTGCATTATGCTAGTTATTTACAAGAAGAACCGATGTTATTGATGTACTCGCAGCAATATAAGTGGGTACTTTATGTGCCGGCATTTTCCGAATTGGGGATGGATAAACGTCGTGTTTATTTGACATTGTTTTTTGAGGAGCGACTGGTAGAAGATATACCGACTTATACACGCGAAGCCATTGACCGTATTGACCAGTTAATTGTAAATGACCGTCTACCTAATAGTACGTTTCAGCTAAGCGAAGGCTGGGTGGCGCGCCGTGAATATGATTTTATTTATATTCATCCACAGGAAACGCGTGATATGGAGCAACCGGACTTGAATATTCACATTAATCAGCTCAATCATTGGCATAAATTAAGTGAAGATGAACTGATTGGACTGTTTGATGAACGGTATTTTTCAACAGCGGAATTATTGGAAATGCCGTATATGATACGTTTGTATTTGCAACCACATCAATTGCGTGGCTTTTATTTAAGACATCGCAATGAGGGAGACCGTTTAGAATTAAATGATGGTAATGGTAATTTGTTTCATAAAAAAGTGAGTCGTTTTATGATTGACCAGAAAATTCCGATGTCTGAACGCGAGCAATTGTGGCTTTTATGTGATAAAAACCACGAAGTAATCTCAGTGATTGGGCATATTGCGTCCCGTCATTACCGTAACCGTCACCCGCACGCGCAATCTTACGTATTTTTGTACCGTAAATTGGAAGACTAA
- a CDS encoding RNA-binding protein S1 → MSIEVGQKLSGKVTGITHFGAFVELPEKQSGLVHISEVSDGFIKDINTVLTVGQEVEVKVLSVAADGKISLSIRQALDKPVESRPSRPQTKRPFDKKDKGEQEPRFTKRNEFNKTSNRPSNANFGQATSSARSNSDFDQLMSNFLKDSEDRLTSLKRNTEGKRGGRGGRRS, encoded by the coding sequence ATGTCAATTGAAGTAGGTCAGAAACTGTCAGGGAAGGTTACTGGTATTACGCACTTTGGTGCCTTTGTTGAATTACCAGAAAAACAATCGGGATTAGTTCATATTAGTGAAGTGTCCGATGGATTTATTAAGGATATTAATACTGTATTAACGGTCGGGCAAGAAGTCGAAGTGAAAGTATTATCTGTGGCTGCTGATGGAAAAATTAGTTTATCTATTCGTCAAGCGCTTGATAAACCAGTGGAGAGTCGTCCATCACGCCCGCAAACAAAACGTCCATTTGATAAAAAAGATAAAGGCGAACAAGAACCTCGTTTTACTAAACGCAATGAGTTTAATAAAACGTCTAATAGACCAAGTAATGCAAATTTTGGACAAGCAACATCATCTGCTCGTTCGAACAGTGATTTTGATCAATTGATGAGTAATTTTTTAAAAGACAGCGAGGACCGCTTAACTTCACTTAAACGTAATACGGAAGGGAAACGTGGTGGACGCGGGGGACGTCGTAGCTAG
- a CDS encoding septum formation initiator family protein, whose translation MKNNREDYPTQSQQQKKNRVSKIVLLFCLSIIGVSSWSLWQVIEKKEEMMMQLTQAQTANKKAVEKNRQAQQEYQQAQDEDYLAQVARRDYYYSKPGEIIFDLKKEVETTSNEQDN comes from the coding sequence TTGAAAAATAATAGGGAAGATTATCCAACACAGTCTCAACAGCAAAAAAAGAATCGTGTTAGTAAAATAGTTTTACTTTTTTGTTTGTCAATCATAGGTGTGTCTAGTTGGTCGCTATGGCAAGTGATTGAGAAAAAAGAAGAGATGATGATGCAACTAACACAAGCACAAACTGCGAATAAAAAAGCGGTTGAAAAAAACAGACAAGCACAGCAGGAGTATCAACAAGCGCAAGATGAAGATTATTTAGCACAGGTTGCCCGTAGAGATTACTACTATTCAAAACCTGGAGAAATTATTTTTGACTTGAAAAAAGAAGTTGAAACAACAAGTAACGAACAAGACAATTGA